In Streptomyces puniciscabiei, the genomic stretch CGACTCCGCTCCCGACGACATCGTGGTCACCGGGTTCGGTGTGATCACCTCGGCGGGCGAGGGCGCCGAGGCGCTCTGGGACGCGTACGCGGCCGGGCGGCGGCAGGGTGTTGCCGAGGACGGACTGCGCCTGGCCCGGGTCGAGTTCGATCCCGCGGCCGCGGGCACCGCCCGGGAGCGCCGGCGCATGGACCGGGTCTCCCAGCTCGCCGTCGCCGCCTGCCGGGCCGCCCTGGGACACGCGGACGCGCACGACGACGCGGCTGCCATGGCCGCGACCGGCGTGGTGCTCGGCACCGGGATCGGTCCGATGGAGAGCAGCGAGCGGTTCACCGCCCCGGTGCTGTCCGCGGGCGCGCAGGCCGCGAACCCGGCCGTGTTCCCGGCCACCGTGTACAACGGTGCGGCCGGTCAGGTCGCCATGGCCCTCGGTACCAAGGGACCGACGTCGACGCTGACGTCGGGCCACGCGGCGGGCGCCGCCGCCCTGGGCGTCGCGTACGACATGCTGCGCACCGGTCGCGCCGAGCGCCTGCTGGTGCCCGCGGTGGAGGCCTTCTCGCCGGGCGCGCTGGACGCGTACCGCTCCATTCCGCTGTTCGGTACGGCGGCCGGGCGCCGGTACACGCTCGCCGAGGCCGGCATCACGCTGGTGCTGGAGCGCCGGGAGAGCGCCGAGCGGCGCGGTGCCCCGATCCACGCCGTGGTCCTGGGCCACGCGACCGCCTCGGACGCCTGCGGCATCGGCCGCTGGGACCCGTCGGGCGAGGGCGTGGAGCGGGCGATGCGCGCGGCGCTGGACGGCGCCGGGCTGCGCCCCGGGCACGTCGCGGCCGTCTGGGCGAACGCGGCGGGTCTCGCCGCCGCCGACCGTCCCGAACGGGCCGCCGTGGAGCGGGTGTTCGACCTGGACCGGGTGCGGTTCGAGACCCCCAAGCGGGTGCTCGGCGAGCCGGCCGGCGCGGGTGCCCACCTGTCGGCGGTCCTCGCCGTCGGCGCCTGGCGCGACGGCCGCGCACGCCGCCCCGTCGTGGTCAACAGCTCGTCCCTCGGCGGCACCCACACCTCGCTCGTCCTTGCCCCCACCCCCCTGCACGGAACGGAGTCCGGCCGATGACCACCGCGTACGACGTGAAGATCCTCTCCACCGGCGGCTATGTGCCCGGTGATCCGCTGGACAACGCCGCGCTGGAGAAGTTCGTCGGGCCGCTGCCGGACGACGTCCTCGACGGCATCCAGGTCAAGACCCGGTACTGGATGATCGACCCGGCCACGGGCGAGCACGTGATCAACAACAGCCGGATGGCCGAGCGCGCCTCCCGGCAGGCCCTTGAGCGGGCCGGGGTGGAGCCCGAAGAGGTCGACCTGATCGTGGTCTGCACGGCGACGCCGGAGTACACGCTGCCCAATGTCGCCACCACCCTGCAGCACTACCTGGGCCTGGAGAGCATCGCCGCGATCGAGATCCGCGGCGCCTGCGCGGGCTGGGTGCAGGCACTCGACCTGGCCAGGCGGCAGCTGTCCGACGGGACGGCGCGCACCGCTCTCGTGGTGGGCAGCGAGTCCGTCTCGCCGCTGATGGCGCCGCTCTTCCTGGACAAGGATCCGGCGCGCGTGCGGATGCGGGACCGGCTGACGCTGTACACGTTCGGCGACGGCGCGGGGGCCGTGGTGCTGCGGGCCGAGCCCGTGGCGGACTCCACCGGCGCTCAGGCGGACGCGTCCACCTTCGTCAATGCCTGTGTGGGCGGCCTGCGCAAGCCGGGGATGGAGATCATCGGCGGCGGTACGGACGTGTCGCAGGCGGAGCAGCTGCGCCGCCGCCAGCTGATCCAGATGAAGATCGACGTGCCGGGCACCTCGTCCTTCGGACCGCAGGTGTTCGTCCGCGCGATCCAGGAGCTGACGCGCAAGGAGGGCCGCCCGCTCGAGGAGTTCGACGCGATCGTGCTGCCGGAGGGCAACGCCGACTACTTCGCCGGCGAGTACGAGAGCGCCGGTCTGTCCGCCGAGGAGAACCAGGCGCTCACCGGGCGGATCGTGGAGAACCTGGCCGATGTGGGGGCCACCGGTTCCGCCGCGGTGCCGCTGTCGCTGGACGCGGGCTGGACCTCGGGGCGCATCCGCCCGGGCCACCGCGTCGTGCTGCTCGGCATCGAGGCCAGCCGGTACGTCTACACCGGCCTCTCGGTGACCTGGCAGGCGCCGTTCCCGGCCTGAACGGTCCCCCGCAAGCCACCACGGCCCCCACAGCCCTCGCCCAGACATCAGAAGCAACACGTGATTCCAAGGAGACACGTCGCAATGGCAATCGGACACCGCACGCTGGGAAAGCCCGGCCTTGACGTCTCCGCCCAGGGGCTCGGCTGCATGGGCATGACAATCGGCTACGGGGAAGCGGACGAGACGGAAGCACTCGCCACCATCCACCGGGCGCTGGAGCTCGGCGTCACCCTGCTCGACACCGCCGACATGTACGGCCCGTACGCCAACGAGGAACTGATCGGCCGCGCCGTCGCCGGGCGCCGCGACGAGGTCGTGCTCTCCTCCAAGGTGGGCAGCGAGATCGACAACGGCCGCCTGACGTGGCGGGTCAACAACCGCCCCGAGTACATCCGCCGGTCGATCGAGGGCACCCTGCGCCGCCTGGGCACCGACCACCTCGACCTCTACTACCTGCACCGGGTCGACCCCGAGGTCCCCGTGGAGGAGTCCTTCGGCGCGCTCGCCGAACTCGTCGAGGCCGGACTCGTCCGGCACCTGGGGATCTCCGAGGCGGGACCGCAGACCATCCGGCGCGCCCACGCGGTGCACCCGCTGACCGCCGTACAGACCGAGTACTCGCTGTTCACCCGCGACGTCGAGGTCAACGGCGTGCTGGAGACCACGCGTGAGCTGGGCATCGGCTTCGTGGCCTACAGCCCGCTCGGCCGCGGCTTCCTGACCGGCACCATCCGCGGCACCTCAGACATCCCCGACGGCGGCTTCGACTTCCGGCGCATCGCGCCCCGCTTCGAGGACGACAACATCCGCCGGAACCTGCCCGTGGTCGACCAGCTCGGCGACCTCGCCGCCGCGGCCGACACCACCGTCACCCGCCTGGCGCTCGCCTGGGTGCTCTCCCGTGGCCAGGACGTGGTCGCCATCCCCGGCACCAAGCGCCGCACCTACCTGGAGGAGAACGTCTCCGCGAGCGACCTGCGGCTCACCGACGACGTCCTGGCGGCGATCGACTCCATCGCCCCGTACGGCATCACGGCCGGCGAGCGCTACCCGGCCGCCGAGATGCCCCAGCTGAACCGCTGACGCCCGTTCGCACGCAAGCCATCCGCCCCGACTCCCCGGAGAAGGACATGTCCCAGGAATCACCCCGGCCCATCCGCCGGGCCCTCATCGCCGGCGGCGGGCTCGGCGGTCTCGCCACCGCGCTGGCCCTCCAGCAGCAGGGCATCGAGTCCGTCGTCTTCGAGCGCGCGCCCGAACTGCGCGACGGCGGCGCGGGACTGCACATCTTCACCAACGGCATGCTCGCCCTGGCCCACCTCGGGCTCGCCGAGCAGGTCACCAGGATCGCCCCGATCCAGTCCGTGTGCCGCTTCGCGACCTCGACCGGCCGGAGCATCGGCACCTACCCGGTGGGCGAGTTCATCGAGCGCTACGGGCAGCCCACGGTCGCCATCGGCCGCTCCGACCTGCACGGCATCCTGCGCGACGCCGTCGACGCGCCCCTCGTCACCGGCGCCGAGGTCACCGGGTTCACCGAGCACGCCGACGGGGTGACCCTGCACTTCGCCGACGG encodes the following:
- a CDS encoding 3-oxoacyl-ACP synthase III family protein, whose amino-acid sequence is MTTAYDVKILSTGGYVPGDPLDNAALEKFVGPLPDDVLDGIQVKTRYWMIDPATGEHVINNSRMAERASRQALERAGVEPEEVDLIVVCTATPEYTLPNVATTLQHYLGLESIAAIEIRGACAGWVQALDLARRQLSDGTARTALVVGSESVSPLMAPLFLDKDPARVRMRDRLTLYTFGDGAGAVVLRAEPVADSTGAQADASTFVNACVGGLRKPGMEIIGGGTDVSQAEQLRRRQLIQMKIDVPGTSSFGPQVFVRAIQELTRKEGRPLEEFDAIVLPEGNADYFAGEYESAGLSAEENQALTGRIVENLADVGATGSAAVPLSLDAGWTSGRIRPGHRVVLLGIEASRYVYTGLSVTWQAPFPA
- a CDS encoding aldo/keto reductase translates to MAIGHRTLGKPGLDVSAQGLGCMGMTIGYGEADETEALATIHRALELGVTLLDTADMYGPYANEELIGRAVAGRRDEVVLSSKVGSEIDNGRLTWRVNNRPEYIRRSIEGTLRRLGTDHLDLYYLHRVDPEVPVEESFGALAELVEAGLVRHLGISEAGPQTIRRAHAVHPLTAVQTEYSLFTRDVEVNGVLETTRELGIGFVAYSPLGRGFLTGTIRGTSDIPDGGFDFRRIAPRFEDDNIRRNLPVVDQLGDLAAAADTTVTRLALAWVLSRGQDVVAIPGTKRRTYLEENVSASDLRLTDDVLAAIDSIAPYGITAGERYPAAEMPQLNR